CGGCGCATCGAGCTCCCCCTACGGCGCGCTGGGCTTCTCGCGCGAGATGTGCCTGATGTTCGCCTACGAGATGCCGCTCATCGCCTCGTTCCTGGCGGTCGCCGTGCGCGTGGGCGGGGCGGACGGGGCGGCACTGTCCCTCGATGCCATCATGTCCTACCAATACCTGCACGGCCCGCTGCTGCTGGACCCGGTCATGATTCCCGCGGTCCTGGCCCTGCTGGTTTTCATTCCGGGCACCATGGCCAGCGGCCTGTTCGACATCCCCGAGGCGGAACCGGAAGTCATCGAGGGGCCGCTGCTCGAATACTCCGGCCCGCTGCTGGCCGTCTTCAACCTCATGAGCGCCGTGAAGCTCACGGTGGTGCTCCAGCTGGCCGTGGCCCTCATCTGCCCCAATCCCATCGGCGGGAGCGTGGTGGTCAACCTCGCCTGGCATGTCTTCAAGTGCCTGGCGCTCCTGCTCGTGTCGGTCACCTGTTTCCGGGCCGCGACCGGACGGCTGCGCCTGGACCAGGGATTCTCGTTTTTCGTCAAGTACACATCACCACTGGCACTCGTCAGCCTCGGGCTGGCGGTCATGCTGCGATAGGAAGGGTTCACCATGCTCAAATTCATGTCCAAACTCGCTCCGCGCTCACCGTGGATTTACCGGATCAATGCCGGTTCCTGTAACGGCTGCGACGTGGAAATGGCCACGGCGGCGCTTATCCCGCGCTACGATGTGGAACGCCTGGGCTGCAAATACTGCGGAAGCCCGCGCCATGCGGACGTGGTCCTCATTTCGGGCCCGTTGACCATGCGCGTGCGCGACCGCGTCCTGCGCGTCTACGACGAGATTCCCCACCCCAAGGTCACCGTGGGCATCGGGGTGTGCCCTGTTTCAGGAGGATGCTTCCGGGAAAGCTATTCCGTGGAGGCCGATATCAGCCGGTACATCCCCCTGGATGTCATCGTTCCCGGCTGTCCGCCGCGGCCCCAGGCCATTATCGACGGCATTGTCAAGGCAGTGGATGTTCTGCGTAACCGCATTGAGGAGGGCGTATGTTCCCGTTCTTGAAAATCATGGTCCGCAATCTGATTCAGGGCCCCGCGACCGATCCGTACCCCTTCGCCCCGGCGCAAACGCCCGCAAAATTCCGTGGCTGCGCCGAACACGATCCGGAAAAATGCATTCTGTGCGGCATCTGCCGCCATGTCTGCGCACCCGGCGCCATACAGCTGCGCCCCAGCGAAGACGGTTCCGGCATGCAGTTCGCGCTGTGGCACAATTCCTGTGTCTTTTGCGGCATGTGCGCCCATTACTGCCCCACCGGCGCGTTGAAGATGTCCACCAACTGGAAGCTCGCGCATCTTGGCGAAGAACGCTTCGACAACGCCATCGCCAATTTCATCCCGTTCGGCCAGTGCGCGGAATGCGGCAAGAGAATCCAGCCGCGCCCCAAGGCCATCACCGACAGGCTCGGCGCCAACAACCCCGACCGCTTCCTGCTTTGCCCCGAATGCAAACGTACCAGCGTGGCCCGGCTGGCGTCCGAAGAACGCCGCAGCCACGCACAGGAAACCATATGAAAAAAAATATAATCCACTCCGTAAATCAGGCCCTGTCCCAGCTCTGCGACCAGGACAACGTGCGCTGGTCATACGACGTGAACGGCAACGCCTTCGCCTGGATCACGCCCGGCTCCCCCGATACGCTGCGCACCATCGCCCCGGCCCTGGCCGGGCTGCAGGCCCGCCTGCTGACCATCACCGCCTACCGCAGGGACAAGTTCGGACGGGCGGAAGGCCGCGAGATCGCCTACCACTTCGACATCGACGGCGTGGTCGCCACGGTGACGGTCCTCCTGGATGACGAGTTCCCGCGGGTGCCGTCCATCGCCCACTGGTTCAAAAACGCCGGCTGGAATGAACGTGAATTCGCGGAACTCTACGGGATCGGGATCATCGACCATCCCAGCCCCGGCCGCCTGTTCGTCGACAAGGACCTTGACGCGGACATCCTTGACCGGTTGATTCCGCTTTCGACCCTCATGAACGGCGCCTCGACCACAACCCTGTGGGAAAAGGTGTTCGCAGGAAAACAAATGCCTGACTGGGCCAAGGGAGAGCTGAACTGATGTCCACGACACCATCGACATACACCCTGCCGGTAGGACCGATGCATGTGGCCCTGGAAGAGCCCATGTACTTCAACATCCAGGTTGAGGGCGAAACCGTACGCAGCGTGGACCTGGCCGCAGGCCATGTGCATCGCGGCATGGAAGCGCTGGCCATGAACCGCAACTATTTCCAGAACGTCACCCTGACCGAGCGCGTCTGCTCGCTGTGTTCCAACAGCCACCCCGCGACCTACTGCATGGCCGTGGAAAACCTGAGCGGCCTGTTTGTACCCGAACGGGCCAGGTACCTGCGCGTCATCGCCGACGAGGTCAAACGCGTGGCCTCGCACCTGTTCAACGTGGGCATCATGGCCCACCTCGTGGGTTTCGATTCCCTGTTCATGCATGTCATGGAAGTGCGCGAGATCATGCAGGACGC
This genomic interval from Deltaproteobacteria bacterium HGW-Deltaproteobacteria-18 contains the following:
- a CDS encoding hydrogenase — encoded protein: MTNILEATFAILIFPGGLFALALGLMLKGVDRKFYARLQRRVGPPVIQPALDIIKLCTKETMIPDSASAAAFQLAPMLGLTGVLVTAAVMPIGGVWSGVTGLGDLLILLYLLPIPAMAMMLAGGASSSPYGALGFSREMCLMFAYEMPLIASFLAVAVRVGGADGAALSLDAIMSYQYLHGPLLLDPVMIPAVLALLVFIPGTMASGLFDIPEAEPEVIEGPLLEYSGPLLAVFNLMSAVKLTVVLQLAVALICPNPIGGSVVVNLAWHVFKCLALLLVSVTCFRAATGRLRLDQGFSFFVKYTSPLALVSLGLAVMLR
- a CDS encoding NADH-quinone oxidoreductase subunit B, with the protein product MLKFMSKLAPRSPWIYRINAGSCNGCDVEMATAALIPRYDVERLGCKYCGSPRHADVVLISGPLTMRVRDRVLRVYDEIPHPKVTVGIGVCPVSGGCFRESYSVEADISRYIPLDVIVPGCPPRPQAIIDGIVKAVDVLRNRIEEGVCSRS
- a CDS encoding 4Fe-4S ferredoxin, with the translated sequence MFPFLKIMVRNLIQGPATDPYPFAPAQTPAKFRGCAEHDPEKCILCGICRHVCAPGAIQLRPSEDGSGMQFALWHNSCVFCGMCAHYCPTGALKMSTNWKLAHLGEERFDNAIANFIPFGQCAECGKRIQPRPKAITDRLGANNPDRFLLCPECKRTSVARLASEERRSHAQETI